One genomic region from Thermodesulfobacteriota bacterium encodes:
- a CDS encoding NAD(+)/NADH kinase, whose protein sequence is MKIGIVAKPHIQEPLEITTKLTKWLGERNVSVYVEKDLGDKINHENSVDRADIPAIVDVILVFGGDGTFLGMARLACKHGTPILGINLGGLGFLTEVTVNELYPMMEKIIAGDYEVEERQMLLTTIHREKDTIGTYEVLNDVVINKGAVARIIDLAIYIEDSHVTTYRADGIILSTPTGSTAYSLSAGGPIVHPRIPVTIITPICPHTLTNRPLVVSSDMKVEIKVTTQEPDTYLTLDGQIGIRLNTADIIEVVRTDTSVKLIKSPFRDFFTILKTKLMWGERYGKIDG, encoded by the coding sequence TTGAAGATAGGAATAGTTGCAAAACCCCATATTCAAGAACCCCTTGAGATCACTACAAAACTAACCAAGTGGCTTGGCGAGAGGAATGTGTCTGTGTATGTGGAGAAAGATCTTGGGGACAAGATCAATCACGAAAATTCTGTAGACAGAGCTGATATCCCTGCGATCGTAGATGTAATTTTAGTCTTTGGCGGCGACGGCACATTTTTGGGCATGGCCAGGCTTGCCTGCAAGCACGGGACCCCTATTTTGGGGATCAACCTTGGCGGGCTTGGATTTCTGACAGAAGTTACTGTTAACGAGCTATATCCTATGATGGAGAAGATTATTGCCGGCGATTATGAAGTTGAAGAGCGGCAAATGCTCCTAACAACAATACACAGAGAAAAAGACACTATTGGAACTTATGAAGTACTAAATGATGTGGTTATCAACAAGGGAGCAGTTGCAAGGATCATTGATCTTGCCATATATATAGAAGACTCACACGTTACAACATACAGAGCAGACGGCATAATACTTTCTACCCCAACAGGCTCTACCGCGTATTCTCTTTCGGCTGGCGGTCCTATTGTTCATCCAAGAATTCCTGTAACAATCATCACACCTATTTGTCCTCATACTCTCACGAACAGGCCACTTGTAGTCTCAAGTGATATGAAGGTTGAAATTAAAGTAACTACTCAAGAACCTGACACATACCTCACGCTCGATGGTCAGATAGGGATCAGATTAAACACTGCAGATATCATAGAAGTTGTTAGAACGGATACGAGCGTAAAACTGATTAAATCACCGTTTAGGGATTTCTTTACGATTCTAAAGACAAAACTTATGTGGGGTGAGCGCTATGGCAAGATCGACGGATGA